The DNA segment TATTCTAGTGGATTTGAATTTTGTTTTGGCAGCTACCTTCTTCCTGAGGACTTAAAGGACTTAACAGAGTGAGTGGTTCTTCAATTTCACTGGGAAGATGTAACAATAGATGGACATTTggctttaaaaaaatgaaaaaatctcTTAGGTTGACTATCTTTTGCATGCCTTGATTTATTTTGTTACTAGATCTTTTTTTAAGCATAATTTATTTGATAATTTCAAGATGTttactttttcagttttgccttttagtgtttgtttttttcctctcTTGAGGCACACAGTGTGAAAATAGACTATCTGAAGTTATGGAGTGTGTTCCTGTACAGAAACACAGATGGAGGCCAGAGTTCAAAGGACTGtagtagctctggtccagggtgttatgTGTAGTTTGCTGATGCTGAGCATTCAACAGCAAGCCACACgtaatgccctggaccagagctaaggaCTGTTGCTGCTAAGTGGTAAGCTGAGCTGTCATTCTATCTTCCTCTGGTGTGTGCAGTTTGCTATTATGGAGGAGTGTATACAGTGCGAATAGCGTGTTTGGCACAGGATTATGTTTCGGATGTGTCTGTGGCTCATGTGCGTCTCGTGTTAGGTAACTGGCCATGCGCATGAGCTTGTGGtttgggctggtgtgtgtgtgtgtgtgtgtgtgtgtgtgtgtgaactgtgaTGTGGTCCTAATATGCTTGTGAGGTATTTAGGGGCCAGAATGAAAGAACAGCAGCTAAAGCTAACAGTTAACCCTGTTCTTGAATGGCACAGACTGAAATTTGGGCCATGAATACTTTAGATTGTTAAAGTTTTGAGCACTGCAAAGATGAGCAAGGAAAAAATGTAGGCAGTTGATTTCTTTGTACTTATTAGCGTTTTTTCTCTTGTACATATATTTTGCCCATACAGTTCATATTTAAATTGTCTGGGTGTTTTGCTAGTGATGTTGAGTTGATTTATCAAATGTATGTCTCAAGTAGAACAGCTCTATTCAAACTACCCATGTTTTCTCCATCACAGTATTGCAGTACTGGGAACCTCCTGTCCTGTTCCAAACATGGGGTTTGTCCAAAATGGCGCCCTGTgtcctatatggtgcactacttttgactggagtcctatgtgtcctggtcaaagtagtacactatatagggagtagggtaaTTTGGAACGTAGCCTAGCTCACTCTGTCCCGTCACTCTTGTAGTGCTGTGGAGGAGCGGCCTGAAGATGTTTACAGTCATTTTCGCTCCAAAGCTAAAGTGGCTAACAAAGTGCCAGGCTAAAGTCTGTTTTGGTTAACAGACATTAGCTACGGTTACATAAGACGTCAATGGTGTATTTCTGACCAATCGGGTGAGGTGAGACGGAATCAAAGAAGACACAGTAGTGATAACACATTCTGTTGGAGGTGGTCAACTGTGCCAAAGTTCCACTTCTGATACCTACCCATCCTAATTCTTCCACCTGCCTCTTCTACACTTCTTATCTCTACTcgtctttccttccttcccttttTAAATGAATTCTCCTCCCATGAGCTCCTCTATGGTGTCTCGGCATCCAGATAGACTAGTGTTGATAGTAGGCATCAGGGTGTAAGTGTTAAGAGCCATATATCTATGACATATATGACATATATacaacatacaggtaactactaaaataaaggaaacaccaacatagtgtcttaatagggcgtagggccgccagaacagcttcaatgcgccttggcatagattttaGAAGTGTCtgataatgggcaactgggcatttttatacatgaccctaacaTTGATGGGacgttaattgcttaattaactcaggaaccacacctgcatGGAGGCATCTGCTTTCTATACTTTGTAGCCCTCATTTATTCgagtgtttattttattttggaagTTACCTATATATCTCTGTATATGTCTCTGGGCATTGGGTATAGCTCAGTGTTAGGGACTGGGTTGGGGGCTTCTCTTTTGCTATGCCTTTTGCTCAGTAACAGATTTTTGCATAAGAGGATAAACGCTGTCATTGTTTTTATATACATTGTAGAAgttatgggcagcctagctgtccCCCCCACTTGAGGGCACCTTGAGTTACTGTAGCAGAGAGATGCACTCTTGAGTCAGTAGCTTCTTTTTCTGGATCCCATCATCTCACTCGCTGGAAGGGATCCGCTACTTTATATTCTCTCTTCCTGTCATAGTGTCTGACTTTCAATCTGTTCAGGGAACAGTGTGAAGAGTATTAAAGAGATGAAATAGAGAAAGCACCCGTCACTGAAGATTATCTAGCGTCAGTATTCtcgctgtgtcccaaatggcaccctattccctatatagtacactactggctctggtcataagtagtacactatatagagaatagggtgccatttgggacttaacgCAGAGTTGTACATATTGTTATTGCCTCTGAGAGGAGTAGGGGGTGAGGTATGGAAGGAAGGGTAGTTTAGGGGGCGGCTGGGCAGTGTGCTGGCTACACCCGGTCGCTAGTGGTTTGGTTTACAACCCCAGCCCAATTTGGGAGGGGGGCAAGGGACCCCCCCTACTCTCCCCTCCTACTGCCTCTGTTGGTTGTATGAATATCCAAAAATagaaatacaatttttctaatgaGTATATTCAACATTACATAATTTGTAATGTAGAGTATGACATTTTTGCAGTATTCATATTTGTGCCTtgagttattttttttttattcttttttttttttgttcaaaCTGTTCACTTTGGATTCTTGGTTGAAAGATACAGTAAAGGTTTGGATTGTTTTTAAACTGAAGTTAGTGTATTTGCTTTTGTATTTTCCAACTAGAATGGAGCTCTGGCACAAAGTTTCCATGACAACAGGCTGTGTAGGATTTCAAAAGGAATCCTACTCAAGTGTCTGTctattgtgtctgtgttggtgtatCAATGATTGGCTATATCCAATTTTTCCTGCTGTCCAATCAGAGCCCTGTTCTACTTTGGCTGCTTGGACCATGACATGTACAATCCTCTTGGATCCTCAGCTCTCCGGTCTTCTCACTATACTCTGCTCTGTCTGAACAAAGAGTCATAGCTGGAGCCTGAGTGCAGACTCTTGCATTACTACCATccaccaggaagtggaggatgaCACAGAGGAAGTAGTGACTTTTGAATGGAAATCTATGGGAATGAAGTGTCAAATCTGGTATACAAATAATATATTTGCTCATTCAATGTCAGGCATATTCATTCGACTTTATGGGTTTGTACTTAGATTGTTCGGAAGATGCATTTATAGAAATATGAACTTTAAACACGTTGTCGATTTGGCCCCAAAAAACAAGCTTAATTCGATGTAGCGCCTACTAATGCTCCTCTTGCGTCTAGTTTAGCAATTTCATTTTGCTAGAGTTCCTCCCCCCCTCCGACAACGCAGACAACTTTCTACACGGTGAAGCCGAACGATTAGCCATCTTGTCAATCTTCCACAATCTTTGGTATAACAGCCAGTAAAAGACTATACACTAGAGTTGAACTGTTGGACTTTGTaaagttttgtttttttgtcaacaaAATATTAATAAAACACATTCATTGCCATGTTCTGGGAAACACCTCTGATACCTCACgtcttttctttgtattttctctgCATCTCTCGCCACTGCTTTCTATAGTGACTTTTTTTGTTGTCAGTCGGACGCTGAAAAAGTAATACATAGTCCTACACAAATGAAATGCATAGACATCTTACAGGCTAATACATGCGTATAACAAGTTACATTATACAGTACCTGTAGGCTTCAGGTATGTGCTACCCACAGATTCACCTTCCCTACAATGATCCACTTTTATCACTAGTAAACCTACACAGTAGTCTATAGAAGGGAGCTGAACTAAATCATTAACGTGCGTTCTCTTCCGACAGTTGGTCTCACTCCTACGAGACGCTCTTCCCTAACTGACCAGTGCAGACAGTTGTCCCACTTATGTAGTAATATGTGTGTGGCAGTGTTCGTTAAACAAAGGAAGGCTGTCAGTCGTTTACCTGCTCTTTATTTGTTAAgcttggtcaggtgtgtgtgcgtTTATCACGACAGCTGTGGTAGTGTAAGAGAAGGGACTCCGCAACAGGGCCAGGGTGTAGTGACGATGTCCCTCCGCGTGGGCCTCGAACaccacctgtacacacacacacggcacatcAGTTTGTACTGCTTTTTTCACCTCACTCCCGCAGACCAACATTCAGGAAGGCAGATAACTTTTGGCCAACTAGGTCTGTGACCTCTTTTCACTGAGGACAAACAACATTTTAGAGTAGCAAAGAAAGCTATTGAATCAAAGCCAGTGTGCGGTCATACGCAATTCAGTCACTTTTCATGCgatttatacattttattttccctCTACCCAACTAATTATTTTGTCTCTGATTTTTAGGTCCAAATGTTTACATGGTTTGTCTACTCCATGGTGAGTCATTTCTGTTGCTCTTTTCTGGTCTGGGGACAAGACTAGTGTAGTACTAAAGGTAATCTAGTCTCTAGCCACATTCCTCTATTACAAATGTCCACCTTTGCTTATTACACACTCCAGTGTTACTGATGTACAAGATTTGACAGAATTTCTCTGCACAAAATGTtcacacaaccattcacacaacCTGTGTTAATAAGGAAACGGGGCACCATAGTAAAACAAAACCGGATATGGTTACAGAGCATTACATCATGCTACATAACCTACATTTGTGTACTAGGTCTTTGAGAGCACTGAGCGGGTTAGGGATTGTACTCACTTCGGCAGTCTTGTGGAAATGCGGGGTTCCCTGAGACTTCCAGTAGGCCTCAAGAGTCAAACTCAACACGGTACACCCCCGTCCAAATGATGTACTTGTCACGTCTGTCATTCTGAAGGACAGTGCGTGCTGTCACAGTTTGAAAACTTTTCTAGATTAGTAGAATACCGTTTAATAATGCAGTTGGTTGAAATATTTGTCCACATAGTAGAATGTACATTTTGTATTAGTAATGAACAACATTTCACATGTATACACCAAACAGTAGTGCATCCTCATACGTACCTACTAGCAACCTGTGCCCAGATCATTCCATTGGCGTCTCGTCGGGAGACACTCAGTGCCATGGAGCCTGCTGGTACACCCTTCACCGCATCCAAAATCTTAACCATCAACGGGCATTGAGCGTCTGACTCGCCGTGCCTGTCCTGGACCACAAACCACAGCCATTGATATAACTAAAATACCAATCCATGAACagtcacacagtacacacagtcaTAACCAGCCATACACAGGGCCTGGTATACAAAGGCGAACACTACAAACTGACTACACCAATATAGACAAATAGTAACACTTTTTACCATCAGTTGGCGCCAAGCATTGGCACATCTATCCCAGACACAACACAGCCATCAAGGTCAGAAATACAGACATGGAAACACGCCAACCATGGTCCTAGAGAACGAAAGTAACCTACTGTATTGCATTCTCTCACAACCGTGCCATTTTGTAATGTCTGAGCTTTGGATTTCGAGGATAGAAAATTGTAAGTAAGCCTAGGCAAGAATAACAGGAAATTTGTCTGTTCCAGTGCTCCTATGTAAAATGGGAGCGGAAAgacaatttttttccccccctgacTTGAGTAAAATTTCTAGTGTAGTAAGAGGACAAAAAGGTCAAAGTGCGGATGTGGACCAGCATGAACAGGTGGTGATGTTACACTGATGGTCAACTACTGGACGTGTATCATTCCATCCCACACTGACGGTCAACTACTGGCCGTGTAGCGTTCCATCCCACACTGACGGTCAACTGCTGGCCGTGTAGCGTTCCATCCTACACTGACGGTCAGCTACTGGCCGTGTAGCGTTCCATCCCACACTGACGGTCAGCTACTGGCCGTGTAGCGTTCCATCCCACACTGACGGTCAGCTACTGGCCGTGTAGCGTTCCATCCCACACTGACGGTCAGCTACTGGCCGTGTAGCGTTCCATCCCACACTGACGGTCAGCTACTGGCCGTGTAGCGTTCCATCCCACACTGACGGTCAGCTACTGGCCGTGTAGCGTTCCATCCCACACTGACGGTCAGCTACTGGCCGTGTAGCGTTCCATCCCACACTGACGGTCAGCTACTGGCCGTGTAGCGTTCCATCCCACACTGACGGTCAGCTACTGGCCGTGTAGCGTTCCATCCCACACTGACGGTCAGCTACTGGCCGTGTAGCGTTCCATCCCACACTGACGGTCAGCTACTGGCCGTGTAGCGTTCCATCCCACACTGACGGTCAGCTACTGGCCGTGTAGCGTTCCATCCCACACTGACGGTCAGCTACTGGCCGTGTAGCGTTCCATCCCACACTGACGGTCAGCTACTGGCCGTGTAGCGTTCCATCCCACACTGACGGTCAGCTACTGGCCGTGTAGCGTTCCATCCCACACACTTATATTAAGATGACGATATCTTCTGATATCTCAACTTCAAACACAAACTGTGCAAATGTTTAATATTGTAAGTATTTTTTCCTTATCTAGTACTGTACGTTTAAACGGCTAATAAACCTTATCAGTTGACATAACAATATGAAAGCTATCTATGATATACATTGCAAAAGTGATTACAGGTTAACTATCCTAATTAAGGCCACAGAACAGTTATGTTAGCCTATTCTTCTGTATGTACAGAACATTGCTCAGAAAACTCACATGCCGTTCCAGTATGATGAGGTCCAATCAGTGTATTGCCATAAATGAGTCAGCCACCAGGCGCAGATAGCgctgaaaaatctgtcaattaaccctagttgctctggataagagtgtcttgCTAAGTGACGTAAGTATAAAATGTCAGCAAAAGTATCTGCTGTGTATCACTATAC comes from the Salmo trutta chromosome 4, fSalTru1.1, whole genome shotgun sequence genome and includes:
- the LOC115192304 gene encoding transthyretin-like; protein product: MVKILDAVKGVPAGSMALSVSRRDANGMIWAQVASRMTDVTSTSFGRGCTVLSLTLEAYWKSQGTPHFHKTAEVVFEAHAEGHRHYTLALLRSPFSYTTTAVVINAHTPDQA